In Pseudomonadaceae bacterium SI-3, the sequence ACGAATTGCAAGGTCGTTACAACCTGAGCGACACCATGGGAGTGCGCGCGAACTACACCTATTCGGATGCCGAAGACCTCGATACCGATGAACAACTGCGCAACACCCCGCAGCACGTCGCCAATATCGGTTTCGACTGGCAGGCCATGCCCGATCTGGGGCTGAATCTGGACTACCAGTACACCGGCAGCCAACTCCTCTACGTGTCGGCAGCGCAGCCAAATGTTGAGAGCGGTGCGTTCCATCAACTGAATCTCGGTGCGAAGTACCAGGCCACCCGCGAGTTGTCGCTGAAAGCCGGCATGAACAACCTGACCAACGAGAAGCGCGACGATGTCGCCCAGTCGGTCGATAACATCCTCATGGGCCGTACAGTGTTCGTTGGCTTCAGCTACGACATCTGATACCCGCCATTGCCCGGCAGCCTGGCTGCCGGGTTTCAGGAGTTTGCTCGAAACCAATGACACGAATTGATTCGACCTTCCCCGGCTACCAGCAAGCGGTCCTCATGGCTGGCGGCGCGCTTCTGCTGGGCTTGCTGGCGCTCTCGATGAGCACCGGCGCGGGCGTCTACGGCGCGGTCGAGGTGCTGCACTATCTTCTCGGAAACCAACTCGCCGTGGCGGATGAAAAACTGGCCATGGTGGTAGAGACACTGCGTTTGCCGCGTACGCTGGCAGCGCTCGTTGTTGGCGGAAGTCTTGCCATCGCCGCCTCGCTGCTGCAAAGCGCAACACGTAATCCGCTGGCCGAACCCGGCTTGCTCGGCGTTAATGCCGGCGCAGTGCTGGGGCTGGTCATCGGTCTCATTTTCTACGGCGTCGAATCGACACGGGGCTATCTGCTCTGGTCCGGTGCCGGCGCCCTGCTGGGCAACCTTGTGGTGCTCGGCATCGGCTTGATGCTGGGTCAGGCCAGCCCACTGAAACTCATCCTCGCCGGCGTCGCGCTGGCTGCAATATTCGGCGGTCTGTCGAATTTCATGTTGCTGTCGACACGTGTGGCCTTGGAGCAATTTCGGTTCTGGAACCTGGGCTCCCTCTCGGCCACCCGGCTCGACGCGGTGGGCACCGTCACGCCCGTCGCGCTGCTGGGCCTGGCACTTGCCGGCCTGCTCTGCCGACAACTGACCCTGATGCAAATGGGTGACAGCCAGGCGCGGGCGCTGGGCATTCACACCACCTGGGTGCGACTGGGCGTCCTGGTCGCCTCGACATTGCTGACGGCCTGCGCAATCTCCCTGGCCGGGCCAGTTGGCTTTGTAGGATTTCTGGCAGCTTACTGCGCTCGACTGATCGAACCGGTGGCACTGCTCCGACAGCTGCTGTTCTCGACGCTGTTCGGCATGGTGTTCCTCTTGGCGGCTGATGTGCTGGCGCGCTGGCTGTTGCAACCCTTCGAGCTGCCGGTCGGCACCTTGCTGGCCGCACTCGGCGCACCGGCGCTGATTGCTATCGTCTTGCGCGGTGGCTTCCGATCCCTGCTGGCGGTGAGGTAAGCATGGCATCCATCACTCCCAGCGGCGTGTGGACGCTGCGCATGGGCAGCCTGAGTTTGCTGCTGCACCGACGCAATTGGCTGATGTGCGGCCTGCTCACGCTGCTGCTTGCCATACTGGCTACGCTGGCGATCAGCCTGGGCTCCGGCCAGATGGGCATGCGAGACGTGCTCGCCACCCTGCTTGGCAATGGCAGCAAGCTGCACGAGATCATGGTGTTCAAGATCCGCATGCCGCGGGTCGCCGCGGCCATTGTTGCCGGCTTTGCCATGGGCATGGCCGGCTGCCTGATCCAGACGCTGGTGCGCAACCGCCTCGCAACGCCAGACATGATCGGTGTGAACGAAGGCGCCTCGCTGGCGGTTGTCGGTTTTTCCTTATACCTGACGCTGGGCAGCTGGCCCTGGTGGGCCTCTCCCCTGGGCGCGGTATTGGCCGCCGTAGCGCTGTTCACCCTGTGCCGCCGCCCCGGAGAGCAAGGCTATCTGTTCATCGTCATCGGTATCGCGCTGTCGGAGCTGCTCGGCGCGATCGGCGACTTCGCCATGTCGACGCAGCCGCTGGTACACCTGGGCAGTCTCTATCTCTGGACCATGGGTCACTTCGCTGGGGTCAGCTACCAGACCGTCAACCCGATCGCGCTGGTCCTGCTGGCGCTGTGTCCGCTGTTGGCCTTGGTCAACCGCCCCCTGGCTTTGTTGCGCTTTGGCGATGCCACTGCGCAGAACCTGGGCATCCGCGTGCCGCTGGTGCAACTCGGCGTGTTGGGCCTGGCCATTCTGGTGGCCTCGCTGGGCACAGCGATTGGCGGGCCGGTCGTATTCATCGCCATGGCCGCACCGATCCTGGCGTCCTGGCTGGCGCGCGATAACCTTGCCCCGCTTTGGCTATCGGCCCTTTGCGGAGCGGTGCTGCTACTGGGTAGCGACACGCTGGTGCGGGTGCTGGCGCAGCCGGAAGAGATCCCCACCGGCATCATGACAAGGCTACTCGGCGGCATTCTGCTGCTTGCGTTGCTACTCAAGGACAGACGAGGGGCTGACTGATGACCGTACTGAGCGTCGAAAACCTTCATTTCGCCTATCAGGACAAGGTGGTTCTGGACGACCTTACCTTCTCCCTGCCCAAAGGCCGGTTGATTGGCATCGTCGGGCCCAACGGCAGCGGTAAATCGACCTTGCTCAAGCTGTTGGCGCGTCAGCTGCCCTTGCAACGTGGCGAAATCCACATCCATGGGCAGTCGCTGTCTCGTTACTCAATAAAAAGCCTGGCCCGTCAGTTGGCGTTTCTTCCCCAGCGCCCCGTAATGGCCGAGGGGATTCGCGTCGAACAGCTGGTGCAATACGGTCGGCATCCGCATCAGGGATGGTTCAACCAGTGGAGCGACGAGGATGCTCGCCAGGTCGCTCGCGCTCGCGCGGCCATGCAGCTC encodes:
- a CDS encoding permease: MTRIDSTFPGYQQAVLMAGGALLLGLLALSMSTGAGVYGAVEVLHYLLGNQLAVADEKLAMVVETLRLPRTLAALVVGGSLAIAASLLQSATRNPLAEPGLLGVNAGAVLGLVIGLIFYGVESTRGYLLWSGAGALLGNLVVLGIGLMLGQASPLKLILAGVALAAIFGGLSNFMLLSTRVALEQFRFWNLGSLSATRLDAVGTVTPVALLGLALAGLLCRQLTLMQMGDSQARALGIHTTWVRLGVLVASTLLTACAISLAGPVGFVGFLAAYCARLIEPVALLRQLLFSTLFGMVFLLAADVLARWLLQPFELPVGTLLAALGAPALIAIVLRGGFRSLLAVR
- a CDS encoding permease, yielding MASITPSGVWTLRMGSLSLLLHRRNWLMCGLLTLLLAILATLAISLGSGQMGMRDVLATLLGNGSKLHEIMVFKIRMPRVAAAIVAGFAMGMAGCLIQTLVRNRLATPDMIGVNEGASLAVVGFSLYLTLGSWPWWASPLGAVLAAVALFTLCRRPGEQGYLFIVIGIALSELLGAIGDFAMSTQPLVHLGSLYLWTMGHFAGVSYQTVNPIALVLLALCPLLALVNRPLALLRFGDATAQNLGIRVPLVQLGVLGLAILVASLGTAIGGPVVFIAMAAPILASWLARDNLAPLWLSALCGAVLLLGSDTLVRVLAQPEEIPTGIMTRLLGGILLLALLLKDRRGAD